A DNA window from Arachis hypogaea cultivar Tifrunner chromosome 18, arahy.Tifrunner.gnm2.J5K5, whole genome shotgun sequence contains the following coding sequences:
- the LOC112772359 gene encoding uncharacterized protein At5g64816 isoform X1: MGEFWWSLLGAAIPLVVAGQAFRVKKRNAEEQRLKSTRGRERSSDEIFVCERVCTSKRMLKKVGSFSKDPIPDTCVTVCGVSDLDACADACARTVCVNQHQHYVMIGNKAKRGRQREMLSGKCNVATMGMGVSAARTLDFGA; this comes from the exons ATGGGGGAATTTTGGTGGTCCCTTTTGGGTGCTGCAATCCCTTTGGTTGTTGCAGGACAAGCTTTTAGGGTGAAGAAGAGGAATGCAGAGGAGCAGAGGCTGAAGAGCACGAGGGGAAGAGAAAGGAGCTCCGATGAAATCTTTGTCTGCGAAAGGGTATGCACATCGAAGAGGATGTTGAAGAAGGTTGGCTCGTTCTCAAAGGACCCCATTCCTGATACTTGTGTCACTGTCTGTGGTGTATCTGACCTTGATGCGTGCGCTGACGCTTGCGCTCGCACTGTTTGTGTTAACCAGCATCAG CATTATGTTATGATTGGCAACAAAGCAAAGCGAGGACGGCAACGCGAAATGCTCAGCGGAAAATGTAATGTTGCCACAATGGGAATGGGTGTGAGTGCTGCGCGAACTTTAGACTTCGGTGCATGA
- the LOC112772359 gene encoding uncharacterized protein At5g64816 isoform X2 has protein sequence MGEFWWSLLGAAIPLVVAGQAFRVKKRNAEEQRLKSTRGRERSSDEIFVCERVCTSKRMLKKVGSFSKDPIPDTCVTVCGVSDLDACADACARTVCVNQHQVPNWNDICLRRCQSECLKLSSQSS, from the coding sequence ATGGGGGAATTTTGGTGGTCCCTTTTGGGTGCTGCAATCCCTTTGGTTGTTGCAGGACAAGCTTTTAGGGTGAAGAAGAGGAATGCAGAGGAGCAGAGGCTGAAGAGCACGAGGGGAAGAGAAAGGAGCTCCGATGAAATCTTTGTCTGCGAAAGGGTATGCACATCGAAGAGGATGTTGAAGAAGGTTGGCTCGTTCTCAAAGGACCCCATTCCTGATACTTGTGTCACTGTCTGTGGTGTATCTGACCTTGATGCGTGCGCTGACGCTTGCGCTCGCACTGTTTGTGTTAACCAGCATCAGGTACCTAATTGGAATGACATATGCCTTAGGAGGTGCCAGAGTGAATGCCTGAAACTCTCATCTCAATCTTCCTAA